The genome window AAGATATTTTTATGATTTTCATCTTTTCCTCCTTAAAAAGGGGGGGTGGGATTTCCACCCCCACATTTTAATTTTAAAATTCTCCATTAGGCGGCTTTTGAACATTACCGACCTTAATCGTTATAGTCTTGGAAGCAGACAAGCCGTTTCCATCCGCAACAGTTATTCTCGCAAAGTAAGTGCCGTTGGCAGTATAAGTATGTGTTGTATTTTGTTCTATAGATGTTCCACCATCGCCAAACTCCCATAAATATGAATATGGGGTTTGCCCTCCTGAAACAGCACAGGTAAATGTAACGGTAACAGGCGCAGATGCTGCAGAGGTTGGCGATGCTGATGCCGAAAGTGTTAAGCCTGAAGTAACCGTTACGGTTGTTGTAGCCTGAACGCTATTATAGTTTGAATCAGTTACACTACAACTTACAGTGTATGTTCCAACATTACTGTAGGTGGTGCTTGCAGAATTATTAGAGCCCGAGTAGGTTTGTCCGTTTCCAAAGTTCCACGCATAATTTGTGTAACATCCGCTACCACCAGACGCATTACAAGTAAAATTAACCGACAATGGAGGTGGTCCGCTGGAAGGATTTGCCACAATAGTGGCTGTCAAATTCCCTGCTCCTACTGTTATTGTCGTGCTTGAGCTTCCTGTTCTTCCTGTACAGTTGCCGCTACCAATTTCAGAAACCGTTAAAACAACATTGTAGGTTCCATCACTTGAAAATTGATGGTAAACCTCAGACCCAGTTCCCTGTTGACCGTCCCCAAAATTCCAATTGTATTGATAACTCCCGCAACCTCCGCTTACTGCTGTTGTAAAATGGACAGTTAACGGCGCTGATCCTGTAGTTTTATCAGGGAATATTGAAACTATTAAATCGCCGCTGCCTGATGCAGGGAAAAAGAAAGTGTAGTAAAGTGTTTCTATATTACCATAACTACTTTTTGGAGTTACTGCAAATGTGGCATCAAAATCCGTTGTTGAGGCTTCTCTGTTTACATAGAGATTAACGGATGCATTTCTTAATTTGTTATTGCAGACACCTCCATTATCTATTGTCACAGTTATTGGGGTTATAGAAACTTTGGAACATTGTCCTCCTATGCAACTTACTTGACAGGTTATATCACTTTCTCCAGGGCCAATATAGAATTTATCTGCAAACAAATTTCCGGGTGTCACCATATTGTTGATATATTTTTGGCAATATTGGCCGCTCTTTAGACAGTCGCTTGAACCATTATCTGCAAAAGAAGCTACATAATTTAATGGCAGGGCAGAAATTGTTCCCCAATCCTTAGTTACAACCTTTGGCGAGGAAGCACCTACAGGATGGGCTGGAGCCCAACCAAATAGTTTCTTTCCGTAATCACTGCTTCCAGCAGCGGTACCTCCTAAGCAACAAAAATTACAGGTATTGTCATCGTCATTATATATATCAGTTATTCTGAAGATGTTGCTGCCAGAAAATGTGACATAGTTGGTTGCTCCGTTTAATGGCCTAATTGCACTATCTTGGCAATTACCCCGCGCGTCCTTATAGTAGCCGACGCTATTTGCAGGACCATATCCTGTGCCCGTTACCAAAGATGGAGGATAAGGCGGTCTTGTGAATGTAAGAGCATTTTCTTTTTCCCCTTTAAACCAATCCCAATATAGCCGAGGGGCAGGCCAATTTGAGTCAGAATTAGGGTCTGTAGCATCTGCGTTCCACATTCTTATAGATACAGGATTGCCGCAATTTATACACCTGTTCGGAGGCTTGCAAACAACAGGGGCGCCATCTCTCGTCCATAATGCCGACCAGACATTGCTTCCACAGGTATTTGATAGAGATTTAACTTTGACCCTTCCTTCCTGGCCATCAGCGGCAAAAATTACAGGGGGCTTAGAGTACCCAGCGCTCGTTTGACAAATACCGTTAACTTTTTGATAAAAAGTAACTAACCCGCTTGCAGTAATAGTAACGGATTCATTTCCCAAAACGCTAAAGATAGTAGGGCTAACTTGTATATTTTGTATCTTTTCAGGAAATCCATAAAAAAACCCTTTTTCTCCTGTTCCTGTGCTGCTTGGAGCAGAATAGCCTCTCGACCACGCCTTTTGTCCAGAACTGACAACCTTTACCTTTACATCAGATGGTCCAAAATAGTTTTTATCACTGCAATCTGGAACACGGCAGGTGATTATATTGCCATTGACACAAACATTTTCAGCCTGTTTTCCTGTTGTTGAATTTGGAATTTTAAATTTAACCTTTAAAACGGAACTTGAAATATTTGTTCCTTGCGGAA of candidate division WOR-3 bacterium contains these proteins:
- a CDS encoding PKD domain-containing protein, giving the protein MFNQSINQSINQSKEAFGEIFACPCQNSGNKIVLKKKITWNFWIREAGMKKLIFWVLIMMFSIVYFSQTPTELIINGGFEQSKSLYPWVVETTKGGVLVSGPNENGNPHGGNRYVTLGGTNKETDAIEQTIIIPQNLQSLTLSFAMRIKATGNDKTPHDFFTVIVKGELINDTLVQYSNVNSCEWQTISIPNLISYAGRLITVRFEATTDGTKPTKFMIDDVSLVYTAGQGTPTPNLEFISPYFGCVYPISTITGATPLTVIADAPNGVESLAVSIDDEVIATTTEKRLDIPINWSNLTPGPHTLEAELIDPIGGRKLKRCTITSSNLLEGGDFKGYYPGWVGASVDGELPLVRQFDEDFTYDGDSSMQLGSLSGSSEFAEHFLAIPDDSEDVLTLAFFYKTSSASALIKDNSLSVYLVDAETYQSYLLGTITQASSDWLLVRIPVSMNELGIQKGRDYLLKFQADTAQGSKFTSFYVDDVALYVYSETLASGASLADDDGDIPGNNTPGCSIVDITPHKDPPNTCSCGHTQHATVTITTSGFNLPQGTNISSSVLKVKFKIPNSTTGKQAENVCVNGNIITCRVPDCSDKNYFGPSDVKVKVVSSGQKAWSRGYSAPSSTGTGEKGFFYGFPEKIQNIQVSPTIFSVLGNESVTITASGLVTFYQKVNGICQTSAGYSKPPVIFAADGQEGRVKVKSLSNTCGSNVWSALWTRDGAPVVCKPPNRCINCGNPVSIRMWNADATDPNSDSNWPAPRLYWDWFKGEKENALTFTRPPYPPSLVTGTGYGPANSVGYYKDARGNCQDSAIRPLNGATNYVTFSGSNIFRITDIYNDDDNTCNFCCLGGTAAGSSDYGKKLFGWAPAHPVGASSPKVVTKDWGTISALPLNYVASFADNGSSDCLKSGQYCQKYINNMVTPGNLFADKFYIGPGESDITCQVSCIGGQCSKVSITPITVTIDNGGVCNNKLRNASVNLYVNREASTTDFDATFAVTPKSSYGNIETLYYTFFFPASGSGDLIVSIFPDKTTGSAPLTVHFTTAVSGGCGSYQYNWNFGDGQQGTGSEVYHQFSSDGTYNVVLTVSEIGSGNCTGRTGSSSTTITVGAGNLTATIVANPSSGPPPLSVNFTCNASGGSGCYTNYAWNFGNGQTYSGSNNSASTTYSNVGTYTVSCSVTDSNYNSVQATTTVTVTSGLTLSASASPTSAASAPVTVTFTCAVSGGQTPYSYLWEFGDGGTSIEQNTTHTYTANGTYFARITVADGNGLSASKTITIKVGNVQKPPNGEF